The Blattabacterium cuenoti genomic interval AAAACTTCAATATTTACATTTATTTTTTCTAAAAAAGGAGTCCCTATATGGATAATTCCTTTCTTATAAAAAAACAAAATTTTATTTAATAATATTTTTTTTCCTAAGTCAAATGGTAGATGAGGAACAAAAACATATTTATTTTCAAATAGTTTAAATTGCAACCCTTGTATATTAGCAATAACATAAGAAATCATAAGTAATATATTTAATTTTTCAAAATTTTTTTCACTTTTAAAAGACTATCAAATAAATAATCTATTTCTTTAATAGTGTTATATATAGAGAAACTTGCACGTATCATTCCTGAAACATTGAAAAATTTCATTAGAGGTTGAGCACATAAATGACCTGTACGTACAGCAATTCCTAAACGATCTAGTATTGATCCTACATCAAAACAATGAAATTTTTTTAAATTAAATGAAAAAATACTTAATTTTTTGGATAAATTTTTTGTTTTTCCATATAATTCAATTTCATTTTCATTTATTGAATTTAACCTTTTTATAAAATATTTAGAAAGTTTTTCCTTATACGATTTTATATTTGAAATTCCTATATCTTCTACAAATTCTATTGCTTTTCCCCATACAATAATTCCCACTATATTCGGAGTTCCTGCTTCGAATTTAAACGGTATTTCAGAATAAGTTGTTTTTTTTAAACTTACATTTTTAATCATTTCACCTCCAAATTGATAAGGATTAATCTTATTTAAGATACTCTTTTTCCCATATAATACACCTATTCCAGT includes:
- the rplU gene encoding 50S ribosomal protein L21; translation: MISYVIANIQGLQFKLFENKYVFVPHLPFDLGKKILLNKILFFYKKGIIHIGTPFLEKINVNIEVLQHIKGKKIIVFKKKRRKGYKVKNGFRPIFSKIKVISFSEKK